In Sesamum indicum cultivar Zhongzhi No. 13 linkage group LG1, S_indicum_v1.0, whole genome shotgun sequence, the sequence ACTTTGGGTTTCTTCAAGTTCCCGGCCGTGAAAAGAGAGTTTAGAAATCCGGCCAGCTTGCCGCCGGGAGAAATCGGCTGCTTTACTCTCTTCAAATCGCCGTAGATTTTCAGCGCCCGCGATTTTGTCTTCAGGAATCCGCCTTCACGCTTCTCCTTCTCCTCTAATTGATCGCCAAAACCTCGTCCATTAGCTTCGGAATCGCGACGGTTTTCCCCGTGCTTCTCCTTTTCAAACCCAGACCCTCCAGTGCGAACCGGCTTCGGCCTCTGAATCGGCAACGATTCCGCCTCCGAGGAGGAGAAGAAACCGCCAGGGCTGGAATCCGAAGAGCTGGAGCTCAAATTCTCCCGATCTCTCCGCGATTTCTTCACCTGCACATCAGCGGCGGATTTTCTCCCAACGGCGACTTTTTCAGTtaccttcttctccatccaTTTGTCGACCATGCAAGCCCGCTGGAAGGTCGCCATTTCCTCCTCACTTGCGAACACAGCGCGCACGTTAACATCACGCCGAATCTTCCTCGTGGGCTCCTTGCAAAATCCCATATCTTCTTGATCTCCCCTGTCAATGGAGCGATAAATCGCATCAAGCAGGGTGGAGGAGAAGGAGGGCtgggtggaggtggaggtggagcTGAAGCGGGAAGGATGGTGGTGGTGTGGGGTGGTTTCAGTACACCTTGTATCATGATCCACCATCGTTGTGTGTACTTATAGTAGAAGAGAAGGTGTGTGGGGTGGGGGATTTGGGAAGACAAGGAATGATACTAGGAAAGGTTAAGTGTCTGGTTTGAGAGGGTCAAGAGAGCAGCAGGAAcagagatgatgatgatgatggtgatggaGTAGGTGTCAGACTCAGAGGATGTGTTGGTGTGCATGGTTTCTTGGCATGCATGAGTGACAGACATTAGTACTCATTTGCTGTGGGGAGCTGCTTCTGATTATGGCAGAGAGGGGCGGTAATGAAAGCAAGAAAGCACGCCtctgtgtgagagagagagagagagagagagagagagagagaaagagagggatTTTCTGTTGTTTTGTGTGCTGGGGTTGTGCTTTATATTACGGTTGGCTGCGGCTGCAGTCGACAATTCTATGACACGGTAATGTGAGTGTATGTATGtagaatttcataaaataaaattttatgttattttaaattgtgtaTTTTACATCCAGTTATATGAATACCTTATGCTAATAAAAATGGAATGgtctaaaaaaaattcaaatggttcaggaaaataagaataaaaagattataagaatttaaaggaatataaaattgaaggTGTCCTCGAGAAACTAGTTCACCTAAGGACCTAAAGTACCTTTGGACTAGTTTGAGTAGAGCATTAGGAAATTCAGAAGCTGATGCtcccacaaaataaattaatcaaaagaaatccaatcggatcaaatccaaaaagaCTCATATTCAAGAGAATCTAACGAGCCCATTAGAAAGCTTAGGACTTAAAATTCCTCGGTCATAGTCAAAGCACATTTCATATGGCAtccacaaataatttaaatgacaTCTATATATAGAATCTCCGAAGGCACACCTCATATAATTAGATAAGGACCCGCCACCTCAGCGGGCCACACATGGCACCCCCAACTGAAAGTAACTTTTAATCTTTGTACTCTAATTAGGAGAAGACGTCTTCTCAACCACCCCCGAAGATCATGGATCCTCCAACCGCTTGGAGATGACCTCCACtaaatccaagaaaaattcAACCTTATTTAACCATTTTGAGATAAGTATTCataaaattcatgaaaaattcaattttatctaatGGGTTGACGGTTGTCTGTAAATAGAGAACTCCCTAATTGGAGAAGCCATGTTTTGAACTTGATATTACAAGTTTTTACTTCATGCTATAATTTCAACTTAAAGGAATACTTTAGTTTCGCACTTAGAGTTTCACACTTTGAACTTCAATGTCAAGCTTTCCATTGTACACAAAATACGAGGAATAagattcttataaattttattcgaGTAgactcttttattttctagcaCTTTATCTCATTCCTATCTACCCCAACTAGAccaaagttttatttttttgctcgCATCAATACCGGTACTCATaaagttattaaatattttaaatttagtatatttataattttgtatattttactataCATATACAAGCTCAATCTAATTTGTAAAATACGCAATATCTTATGAAGAAGTTATACGTTATGAGTATCTAGATATataacaacataaaatataaaatatgtaaaaaaatttaataatcgtataaaaaaatataaagattatAATCTTATAGAGTTCTATAAGATTGTTTactaatgataaatttatattttgggaacaagattaattttaattaaaaaattataataattcaaattttttatagaaaaataattgtaacaaacatataaataGCGGACTAAATGATGTGGGCATTTTTACTCTGAAAACTATGCCAATGTTATTAGGGGATATTtgttactttttatattttagagtGATGAATGCAATTATAAGTATACTTCATGTGGAAAGTGTATTTATCCCTTTTTCCAATGGAGAGATTCTATCAGTCTATGTAACTTTCAAAGTTGACAGTTTTAGGTGTTAtgtcttttaaataattatgtacaaaatacatatcatttatatatttaaaaaaaaaatctttcaattaaataaattacaaaaatagtattattttataataaaaaattgagtaattacatgtgaattttattttttttaaaaaaatagagttagGTTAGAGAAATTTCATATTGACATATGTATCATTTATTTAACTCAatatgttttatattgaatGTAACATTTGAAAGACTCCCAAAGTTTGGGTCcgatgtgtatatatatatatacacacactttctcatatataatgataattatttcatataatttcgtacatatatataaagatacaattaattaaaaattattgttaaaatagacaaaaaaaaaaaaagaatagagaTAGTGAAATTCAAATCTAACATTTTTCTGAAATCGAAAGTGTCGATCGAGACTTCAACTTTACTATTAAGACAAGACTGAATTGACAAATTAATTGCTTATTGTTAGTAAGTATAAATCTTGAATTTCAAGTAaaggaaataattataattatacaaatatatatatatatatagaattgatcataattaattataacgaaatcaccaaacaaatattccaaaaaataatagttcataAATGTGCAAGCACGTGCACAAGATGTAGTAGTGTAAACGAAATGACTacaattgatatatattttttttttattccaacaatattattataaaaattgaaatatatatatatatagatagctGAAGATATGCTTTATAACACACTATGAttctatcaaaataattatgtttatgtatatatgtaggGGTAATATGTGTATATGAGTATGTAGTTTgtgattaattagtttaatgtatataatatagatatatatattttatacacatgtATGTGTGAGCGTGTACGTATGTATGTCTGTACAcgtgtacatatataaaaataaaggtaattattattatatatagggaAATGGAGGGTTTGATTTGATGAAGTTCAAGAAcgaaataaaaagttaaaaaaaaaatgtggaaAAAAGTGAGTTGTGATGAGATTACACTAAATATTCactaattatgtatatatggcccatatttatatatgcgGTGGGAAATAATGTGATGCAATGTGATTGTGACCTAAGTCGGGCTAAAAATGATAGCatagaaacacacacacacacgcacgtagtgatcaagaaaataatcatttcttttagagataaattatattggtattcttaaaattatgtccaaatatacaaatattttatgtctTACAAAATTATAGGTATGTTTTGTGAGGTGTGTTTATGTAAGCTTTTGTCTTTCAATctcaaaaaatgtatttataattttaaaaatgatttatataagagtttatatatttagagttATTTTCATAAGGGTGTctatgtaatttaccctttcttTAAGGGTTCTTTAAGGAAAAATTGTATAACAACTCTATGTATTGCAGTGAAATTGCTGATAACTCccttatgataattttatagcCTAAAACCCCACATATTGTATTagattttctaattataaatattgaacttGTATTGCTAGAAACAAATACATCCCAAGTATACGTCACTTGTGTAAAAAATGacttttttcaatcaaaataaatattttaaaaaaacaataaataattattttaaatttattttacattactaACTGAATATGAAAGCTCATCCCCCCTCAAATTGAGCTTAAGAAATGATCTCGTAGAAATCATGGGTAAAACTCAAGCTTAAGCCTTAAGTTTCTGACAAAATTCAGCTCAAGCTCGactattttacataaattattttgtgttgagATAGATGTAGAAAAGAGTGAGAGGTTTGTCCCACAAAGTGGGCGGAGGCGAACAtggttgaaaatgatgaataatgATAAGCACATATATGATGAGATGGGCTAACGAATGCCACGAAGCTTAATTTGGTTAGCCCCTTTCCaactttataataataattcattcatatgtgttatatttttcccaCTCCCCACCCAATTCAACTAATTTTCAACTGGAGCAAAAGTGGTGAGTCACCAACTTCgaggaaggaaaagaaaaaaaaaatcaccctTTTTCAGTTTTCCAAAAAccaaaatagaataaaaaaagtattccCAACTGTTTTGggttattttttagtttattgagacacgttttaaatatttaaaggtcaaaatatattttttataataaataaactactCTTAAAAGTCATTTTTGGTCTAGCTTGTCTTTGCTTCTCACTATTTTTTGGCAttgtaaaattcaaacttCTAAACAAACTATCACTCCTTCAAAAAAACTCCCAAGTGCAAGACAAGTAGCTTCAATTAGTTATGAGATTTGGGTTCACTCGTTCCGCATCCAAAATAAATCTGCACCAACCCTTCAAGATCAGCCTCTCagatcacacacacacatccagAGCTTTAGTTGGAGTTAAAGAGACATAGGAAGGCAAAGTGGGGTTTTGGCAATCCCAAGAAGGAATTTGAGACCACCTTCAACTGCATGCATGTTGAAAGTGTACAAAGTAGAGAATGATCCATGCAAATTAGCACTACAATCAAAAGACAGTCTCTTTATCTTTTGTCCTCTGACAAAAGGGAACCTAAACAGCAAGGCCGTTCTACCGTTCACACGCCAACAACGGCTTTTGAAAGAAGAACAATAAAGGCGTTTGAAAGAAGAACAATAAAGTAAAGAGATGATCGATCAAGGGAACAGTAGAAGAGTCtaaatatagaaacaaaagtcGAACCAGCTGGGTGTGATCCAAGGGAAAACAAATGGCTTgcatgtttctttttctaaagTGACAAAAGCTCTGTTCTCATTTCTTATCCCCAGCTTATCCATTGGCTTTTTAGCCTTTGCTTTTCCTTTGCAATGTTTCTTAAGTGGTGAACAGAGAGTATCGTCATTAGTTCGGTCTATAAACTTCAGAGAACTTTGATATATTCTATCTAGACATGAACAAAAGCACTCGAATTTGTATATGGTTTGAGTTATATGGTGGGAGGACTACCAGCAACCCCAAGTACTAAGATTATCTGCATTGAGATAAATACAGTAGACATATTGCAACAAAACTTAATGCATTGATTGGAAAGGCAGAATTCTTCACATTTAATAGTGACAGAAAGAAAGGCAGATTGTAAGCAATTACCAGGGAAGCAGACAAGCCTAACTGACTAGCGGCTGAAACTTTCAGACAGACATGTTGAGAAAATGCAGCAGCATGGATCATTAACAGAAGGCTCTATGTAAAAGAATCAAAGAAATCACAAGTACTGTTGTTGAATCCTTGCTCTGTTCTCTTCCCACCACAACCTTGCTTGCATTTCTCCAAACCTTTCTCGGCTGCATTCATCATTTCCAAGTCAGACTCGAGAAATAGTGTCTCGAATTATGGAAACTTAAATACTGTATGGGTAGAAATTCACAGCTAATAGGTTCTATACAATACAAGTATAGAGTAAAACAAACAATACTCGAAAGAATCACTCACCTGAACCGCACTCTTCTAAGCTCCCGAGCACCCCCTGGCAATGCTCTGACAGTAATGTAGACTCCAGGCTCATCTTGCTCAACCCACTCAGTTTCTAAATCACTAGCATTGCTCACTGAAAGCTCTCCAGAGTGGTCAATCTCCCTTGAAGAACTTGACCGGGCAGAAGCATCAATCGATGATGTCTCAGTTTTTGCAGCACTGATGCTGGAGAGTTTTGGTGTTGAATTAAGGCCACCTGAATCATAGTAGTGACGAGATTGCATTGGGCGATGTTCAAGCAAGTCTGATGATGAGTAGCCGACTCCAATTGGACGATGGAAATGGCGAGGAAGGCGCTCCTTGCTCAATGGAGGCGTCACAGGAGGGCTGTCCTCAGCTGATTCAAGTTTTGAGTTCTAAGAGAAAAGGATCACTTAGTTAACTATTTGCAAATCCCACAGAAAAATAGTTTCACGGTGCATCACACAAGAAAACTTTGTTCGGGTCTCTAGTCAATTTACATCACCAGCATCCAAAGACTGCAAGTATTAgactaaagaagaaattttaaaaaatggcagGTTGAGGCAGTTAAAATCCATTAGTACCCATCATCCATGGCACCATAAGCATGACCAAGTTTACCTCATCTTCAGATCGTGGTGGAGTTGGTAGCGACACTGCATGACGATTGAACCTCTGGACGTTGTATAATTCTATTACTTTGTCATAGTTATCCGCCCACCACCGCTGAGCTTGCCACTTGTTAAAGATCTCTCGGCTGTAAAACCATCCATAAGAAGCGAGAAATTAGATCatctaaaacaaatattacCAGAATCCGTTCAGAAGCAGATTGCTGCCTGTGAGAAAACTATAAATCAGAATTCCATACATTGCTCGATGTGAGCATACAACAGGGAGAAGCAGTATCAATTATCAAAGTAAGGCACAGGAGACCTGCTGATTAATAAGACCCTCAAATTACAGGACCAACAATTATCTACCAGAAAATTTAACTCTTATTAAGGTTTCATAGTGTATTGTTTTCTCTTTGTCACAAAGGAGGGAAGAAAAGCCAATGGAAGTTGGTGAAAGATTTCCAGCTTCTGAAATCAATAAGCCATGGAATAGGAAGGCAATGCGTTATAAGTTTGTGTATAGCTGACCTCCCCTATTTCATGAGATACAAATGGTGTTCGTAAATGATACTGAAAGCTGGGATATACCAGTAAAGAATATTTGTTGCAAAAAGGATAAGAGAAAGGTGCTGATTGGGATAAAACTTTCACCCTTGTTAGACTAGACAGCAGCTATTAAAATTGCAGGAAAAGCATGATAAGGAACTTAGCACAAGCGGAATGAGGCAATCAACTAAATAGTTGCAGCTCAAAGCctataatcaaaattgttgattaaCCAGTACCTTACGATGACATTGACgcattgaaattcaaaatttgtctATACCCCTGAAGAACTACAAGTACAAGGTAATTGTTTCACTTTTTGACTTTGGAGGTTTCATAAGCATTGTACCGTGAATTCATTCAGGATCCTCAACAGATGGTAAAATGGTCAAACAAGATAACTTGAACATAATTGAATAGAACTCAAGTGAAAAAATGTGAAGGAATGGAGATTTATTTCACTGTCAATCAAATCTTTCCAATGTGGCATTAACATCTCAGGTACAagcaaaataaagaatatatatgcTTTGTACAATTGCTGGTCCAGATTGGAAAAAGCATACAAAAACAGCAATACCACAAGTAAAAAAGATAAACCTCTTGGATTGGTTCCTAGTTATGGCCCTGCTAAAATATGGTCACTGTCTTCAGATATTTCTCTCAGAATTCAAGGTCCCAAGAAAAATACCTATTCTTAGTTATTAATGCTAGTAATTAAACtaaggaggaagaggaaagacaccaaaaatgaaaattaggaGGACCACCAGAATTTGGTTGTCcatgaaatttctttttctctttcctttttcaatgacatttctttatttctttgcTTTTCCAACCTTAAAATTGTTtcttatttctattttcaattCCCATAACTGACTAGACACATATCCCCATCCAAAATATCTTCAATTACCTGAGATGTGGTTTCATGTGGACAGTGACTAAGCTGAAGGGACTTTTACAAACAAGCAGTCAAGAAGCCAATTGTCCCAAAGTCCCACCACTTTTTATGAGGGGCCACCTTCATAATTTTGGGGGCTAGTGCAACACAGAGTGGCTTCACATGCCCCATTCAATGCAACCCCATTACTGTACCATTAAAAAGACGAAATCCCCCCAACGAATCAAGACAAACAACCCATCAAAATCCACATGCTACAACAAGCTTTTCACCACTCACAAACAAATTATAGCTTTCAGATTTCAGATCAAAAGGGATTTTGCAAGAGAAACTTTTGTTTGGTACAGACTACAGAGTTAGCTTCCAAATTTGCAACCATGAAAATTTCACCCAAAATCATGCACTGATATTGAACAATATGCAGCTGAGACGACAATTTCTAAGCTGCCAGCATAATTTACCTCTCGAATTCTGGACAATCATTCAACCAAAACcaaaattctctttttttcttaaatacatCTTCTACGATTTTTGGCAAACAAAGAAGCATTCAAATTGAAATAGAGCTAAAACAATGAAAACTAATACTAGTACTCCTAAAGACTAAGAAAATCGACTGACGACAATGCGAATAATAACCGAACCAAGATTCTGTTACCTGAACCGAATCCTCTTGAGATCATTTCCGCCCTGTGGCAATGAAACAAATGTGATTAACACCCCCGGCTCAACCTGTGCAACCCATTCTTTCGGCTCATCTTCCTCCATGAACAAAACAGACTCAGTTCTACTGCTAACCGAAGCGGGGGTGGCCGAGCCACTCGAAAGGGCCTTCAGCTTGGCTTCCAGTTCCTTTCCCCTAAGCCGTGGCTTGGAGTTTGAGATGCCCGTCCTCTGGTACGAGCAGTAGAACCTCTCAGACACCGAACCGGCATCCGAGTCCACATAGGCCCGGCTCCGGTCGTGGCCTGACGAGCCTGAACATGGCTTGCAGTTCTTGTATGCACCCGATGCCTTTACTGCCATGTCCTTGATCTAAACAAACAgaaaccaagaaaataatgCGGCAAATTAATATAACTCAAATTTATGTTCCAGAGAACTTTCCGATACAGATAGGTATATTTGCGAAACACAAACGCTATTCGAGAAAAtcaaaaaccaaacaaaaacgATGAAAATAGAGGAGAAGAACACTACTACTATATATTTACTTGGGCGGTGAGGGATTTGATGGCTTGCTTAGTGGAAGGAGTGGCGGCGTCTCCACCATCGTCCGGCCGGTCTCGAATAGATCCGGCGGCGTTTAGCTCCTTCGAACAAGCTATACAAGTCAACATACTATAgccaaaacaaagaaacaaaagccAAATCGAAGGACCACCGAAATTTACAAAGTcgaaattacaagaaaaaacaGAGGAAGAAGCAGTTTATTCATCAAGTGGGGCATTTTTTCAGCAGAAAAATCCATTCACACCGGGAGAAGCGGGCGACAAAAGTGAAAGAAAACAGATGAAGAGCAGGAGCAACGGAGGCGGCATGAATGGCGGAAGTACAACCTCACATAGCACAGTTTCGAAAGgattcagaaaaagaaaacaaagcagGAAAGAAGATTATCGATTCCATCCCCTCTCTTCAAGTCAGTAGGAAAAAGAGTGAGCAACAAGCACACTCTTTCTCACCAttctccctccctctctctctctccatctcCTCCTCCGTTatcacacacaacacacagtAACCATGTCTCTAATTGTACTTGAATACATAGGATCAGCAGATCATCAGAGAAGCCGTTGAGATTTGTAGGGTCTGGGAGATGGCAGGAGGCAGTAGGGGAGTGTCAAGTGTGATTTGTTCTTGCTTTTAAActcattttaataataaatcaatataattactaCAACTCTAATGAAAACCACTTCTCACCtacaaattatcaatattctcTATAATTGTTGTACccatcatattattattattattattattattattaattacaataattacagactattttcctcttctttctttaaattgcaaaaatttcccttccataattaaaaaactcaAATGCACATTCAAAAAGATTAATTCACTCTGATTTctttttagtgaaaaaattaaatttatatttaaatttaatatattaattatttatatcaaatatatatatatataataattaaatttatatttaaatttaatatattaattatttatatcaaatatatatatatataattaatttatttattgttacagtgaattaataattactattaaaatagatcaATATCCACacattaaaattacaatatctCATGCCAATTACGAAATAGATTGATCACATTTTATGTATTCTTACATATGCATTTCTCTGATTAAGGTACAATTTAAactaaattgacaaatatgACACGCAAATACCATAATTAACCAATTTGTGTCATTAATCTATTAATTTAAGCCCATCGCACGTAAATATTATTCGACCCTCAAAGTAGGTCACCCAAAAATAAGACACAAGCTCGTAATatctcaaataaatttttatcaagatttaacttttttttttaataaaagtcgTGATTAAAGGATTGTATTaatgtcaataaattaaataatatatcaattcgataaaaaaattgtgcattagtataaaataaaaaataaattataaaaaaatcacattaagtgagacaaataataattacattataaactCATATTAAATGAGACAAATATCCACAATCctgatgaaatttgaattcataatttcgaattttttcatgaaacTTCAATCTTAAGTATTAAATTTAGACATcattgattataaaaattccGTCTCTATAAAAGGATAAGTTCGTCTTAGCACGTCTGATGTCActcaatcaaatatatattcagaCGGGTCGTAACTCATTAAACTCATGCACATATATTAACGTCACACTattcatcatatttttatttaataattgataatccactaaaatatttatcaaaataaatgtcacaaaaaaaaatgaatatctaGCTATCATGAGGAGAGAGCATACGTCCGCCAACGAGGTATTGTTTTAATTGACAAAACTGATGCCTCacaattaaaaagttataggTTTCAatcacataaatttaaaaatatacctacttttataatatttttttataatttcatattgattgaatgtatttattaatttaattttttaatatattttaaaatttataaatattaaaaaatataataaatagcaTATTATCCTTAAATGCAAAGGTGCATTATGCGTTTGTTTGGATAGAGGGTGTCGTGGAATGTATGTGCGCCGGCCTATATGTTGCTCTAAGACGTCCAACTCCCTAAAAGCAAGCACAATTGTTCTCATCAAGACATGTCAAAATAAAGTGTCATTATGAATGCTTTGCaggaattaataatatttttatagccACGTTAATTACGCCCTTTTCCGAACATTAgatgtttgtaataattttattttacttaacaAAAAAGAGTTCTTGAAAAGTGTTTCggcatattaaaattatacaacttATAAAATAGCAGTAATGGTAATATTTtgagtaattaatataattgaaactAAATAGATTCGTTTTTAGTCGAACCAAATgcattattattcaaattgatttgaattattatggaacttaaaaaattgtatttaaaattgatttggtAATTAATCGCGCACAAGTAAGTTTTAATCGGATTAAATATAAGTCGAACTCGAgcaatttgttatttttaagtatattttataatattttttattaattgagttAAGCTGAAAAGCTTATTGAACAAAAAGTAGTGGTGCTTTGTGTTAATGAAGTtgacattttttatggtgttgtgtaactttttaaaaggTATGGATGATTTATGTGAATAGACCATAGATCAaggatgtatatataattatcctaaatatatttattaagttaaagaattaatataattatatagcaacaagataaaaataattataatttaatataatttttttgtaaaaacttcaaaattatttctcgatattttattattaatattatattttgttacaGTGACTTTTATTactgtttcaaaaattgaaaacggGTGAAGCGGACAAGGCTGGGAGTTTTTTAAGCCTGCTACTTTTGTTCCCTCACCAACAAAGCGTGAGCAGAAATAAAGGCGCATTTACGGTAATGGGGAAACttcaaaataaacatcatatcaatgaattatttgcatttattaacatatgattattgtacttTAATCCAGGTTGTGATTTGCAAGCATATTATTGTCTTCTccatcttatttaattttacaaatggTATACTCATGATTGGGTTATcttatctattattatttgtgttgatattaaatttttgaaataaattatcaattaaaagttcaaaataaattaactaataattgagtttcaaattaaaatttataatatagcttcttaaaaacataaaataatgcccaaaaatataaaaaaagaagcacACTGGTAAATTAAGCATGTGTTACTAGCAGTTAGATTCTATCAGAGAGAGGATTTCGTGTTGTTTTAGTATTATACAGGGGGTCTTTTGGTTATAAGATACTACAAAGTGATTTGACATGATTTCACTATAATACAAGGGGTGTTATGcaatttgtcatttataatt encodes:
- the LOC105163238 gene encoding protein BIG GRAIN 1-like B yields the protein MVDHDTRCTETTPHHHHPSRFSSTSTSTQPSFSSTLLDAIYRSIDRGDQEDMGFCKEPTRKIRRDVNVRAVFASEEEMATFQRACMVDKWMEKKVTEKVAVGRKSAADVQVKKSRRDRENLSSSSSDSSPGGFFSSSEAESLPIQRPKPVRTGGSGFEKEKHGENRRDSEANGRGFGDQLEEKEKREGGFLKTKSRALKIYGDLKRVKQPISPGGKLAGFLNSLFTAGNLKKPKVPAGGGDDSPSTRKSTNASTCSSASSFSRSCLSKAPSCRGKSSGGAKRSVRFFPVSVIVDEDCQPCGHKYLHQENENNNIHSIKTAINEDLMRHILEKNRRAEEAARDFLMNYQNKREFELPFDHLRKSHVENQGFDQDFDEEDDDFDAASDASSDLFELDNLSAIGMERYREELPVYETTYLDTNRAIASRLIL
- the LOC105163245 gene encoding protein Brevis radix-like 2 — its product is MLTCIACSKELNAAGSIRDRPDDGGDAATPSTKQAIKSLTAQIKDMAVKASGAYKNCKPCSGSSGHDRSRAYVDSDAGSVSERFYCSYQRTGISNSKPRLRGKELEAKLKALSSGSATPASVSSRTESVLFMEEDEPKEWVAQVEPGVLITFVSLPQGGNDLKRIRFSREIFNKWQAQRWWADNYDKVIELYNVQRFNRHAVSLPTPPRSEDENSKLESAEDSPPVTPPLSKERLPRHFHRPIGVGYSSSDLLEHRPMQSRHYYDSGGLNSTPKLSSISAAKTETSSIDASARSSSSREIDHSGELSVSNASDLETEWVEQDEPGVYITVRALPGGARELRRVRFSRERFGEMQARLWWEENRARIQQQYL